The DNA window GGCCCGGGGGCCGGTGCAGCTTCCGGAGAATGCGACGCCACCGTCGGCGCTTTCGATGAATCAGCCGGGCTACCCCGCGGCGGCGCGTACCGCCGGCGTGGAGGCGACGGTGGTGGTGAAATACGTGGTGTCGGAGTCCGGGCAGGTCACCCAGGTGACCGTGGTGCGCGGTCACCCGATGTTCGACGAGGCGGTGATTGCCACGGTGAAATCGTGGCGATTCAAGCCAGCCATGGTCGATGGAAAGCCGATTGCCGTCTACAGGACGGCGAAATTCCCCTTCAAGCTCCGAATGTGAGCCACTTCCTTCTCTAGCAAGGAGCGAATGCCATGATGCAATTCGATCTCGCGCATATCTGGGCCAGCATGGGGCTGCTCAGCAAGCTGGTTGCTTTCGCCCTGGTCCTCATGGGGCTGGCGAGCATTGCCGTGGTCGTGGAGCGGATGATCGCCCTCCGCAGGCTCGGCCTGGAGACGCGGCGGTTCGCGAAGGAGGCCAGGCCCTTGATGGAGGTCTGGGACACGGGCGCCATCGTCGACGTGGCCGAGCGGTATCGGCTGTCGGCGCTCGCGCGGCTGATGGCGGCCACGATCCGTCGCTATGAGCGCGCCTGCGACGAGGGGGATGGCGGCGTGCCCGCGGTGGAGCTGGCACGGCGTGAGGCCGGGCGGCGCCGCGAGGCGATCGGGGCCGATCTGCGCCGGGGGATGAACGTGCTGGCTTCCGTGGGATCGGTGGCCCCGTTCGTGGGGCTGCTCGGCACGGTGATCGGGATCATCACCGCCTTCCAGACGATCGCGTCGTCCGGCTCGGGCGGGCTCGGTGCGGTGAGCGCCGGCATCTCGGAGGCCCTCATCGTCACCGCGCTGGGTCTCGGGGTCGCGATCCCGGCGGTGCTCTTCTTCAACTACCTGAGCGCCCGAGTGTCCGCGGTGGAGCTCGCGCTGGAGCGCAGCGCGGGGGAGCTCATCGACGAAATGGAGAACGAACATGGGCGCCACAGTGGAGAGCACGAGATCGCGAAGGCCGCAGCTTGAGCCAGAGATCAACGTCACACCCCTGGTGGACGTGGTCCTGGTGCTGCTCATCATCTTCATGGTGGTGGCGCCACAGCTCGAGCACGGGGAGCGGGTGGAGCTGCCGGCGGTGTTCCAGCCGGACGCGAAGTCGAAGACCAAGCTCGACCCCATCTACGTGACGGTGACCGCGAGCGGACGGCTGTTCCTGGAGAAGGAGGTCATCGAGGACCTCACGGCGCTGGATGCGCGGCTTCGGGAGGTGCGGAGCGCGGAGCCGGAGCGGCGGGTGGTGCTGAAGGGAGATGGTTCCGTGAAGTACCAGAAGATGCGAGAGGCCTTCGCGCTGTGCCAGAAGCTGGGCTTCGCTGGGATCGCGCTCCAGGTGAGCCAGCGCGGCGGCGGCGCGGGTGTCCCGGAGGAGGGCTGACGCGATGGGCATGGGCGTCCAGGGGGGGAGCGGGCGAAAGCACGAGGTCAGGCCGAGCATGAACGTCACGCCGCTGGTGGACGTGGTGCTGGTGCTGCTGATCATCTTCATGGTGGTGACGCCGCTGCTCGCGAAGCAGATGTGGCTGAACCTGCCGAAGAAGGACGAGGAAGCGAAGAACGAGCCGCCGCCGAGCGATCAGGACAAACCTGTGGTGCTGACGGTGGACAGAGACGGGACGGTGCGGATCAACCGGTCCGCAGTCGACCGCGCGGGGGTGAAGGAGAAGGTCGGCCGCGTCCTCGCGGCGCGCTCGGACAGCGTGATCTACTTCGATGCTCACGATGAGGCGGATTACTCGGTGGCGGTCGAGGTGATGGATCAGGCGCGCATGGGCGGCGCCAGGACGATCGCGGTGCTCACGGAGAACGCGATGCCCTGAGTCGAGCGCGCGTCGGCGAGCGCGGTGCGCAGCCCAGGAGCAGGCGCATCGACGCGCGCGACGCGCTGCCCTGAGTCGGGCGTGTCGGCGAGAGCGGGTCGGGTCGACAGGAGACGAGGCGTGCGGTGCTGCGGACGCGAGAGGCGCCCGAGGGCACCCGTGTGCGCGCGGGATGCCGCGCGCGAGGGAAGACGTTCATGGTTCGTCACGGGAGCTGGGGGGTGGTTGCGGTGCTCGTCGCGCCGCTGGTGTGGAGCGGTGTCGCCCGCGGTCAGGAGCCGGCCGAGGACGCCACCGAGGCCCCCCCGGATGCGCCCGGGGAACTTGTTCCAGCAGAGGATGCGGGAGCCGAGGAAGCGGGCGCAGATCCAGCGCGGCCCCCGCCAGCGGGCAAGGGGGTGGTCTGGGGCGTGGTGATCGACGGGGCGACGAAGGAACCGATCTTCGACGCGCAGGTGTCGGTGGTGGGGGCGCCGCAGAAGACGCTGGCCGACGTGGATGGCCGCTACCGGCTCGAGCTTTCACCGGGGGAGTACACGCTGCGGGTCTGGTACGAGCTGTACACGGCGCAGCGGGTGCAGGACGTGCGGGTCGTGGTGGGGGGCATGTCGCGGATCGACGTGACCTTGACCGGCGATCAGCAGGCCGAGGACGTGATTGAAGTGGAAGCCGAGGTGGAGCGCGCCAGCGTGGGGACGCAGCTCCTCCTCCGGAAGAACGCGGCGCAGGTGGGCGATGCCATCGGGGCGCAGGAGATCGCGCGGACGCCCGACCGGAGCGCGTCGGAGGCGGCGCGGCGCGTGGTGGGCGCGACGGTGGTGGGGAATCGCTATGTGGTGGTGCGCGGGCTGGGGGACCGGTACACGAACTCCCTCTTGAACGGGGCGCCGCTGCCGAGCCCGGAGCCGGATCGGCAGGCCGTGCCGCTCGATCTGTTCCCCACGCTGATCCTCAGCGACATCACCATCCTGAAGAGCTTCACCCCGGACATGCCGGGCGATTTCGCTGGCGGGTCGGTGCGGATCAACACGCGCGAGCTGCCGAGCCGGCTGCTGGCACAGGCGCAGATCACGATCGGGATGAATTCACTGTCGACGTTCCAGGATCGGGTGAGCTACGAGGGCGGTGGGCTCGACTGGCTGGCGATCGACGACGGGGGGCGCGCGCTGCCCGCAGGGTTCCCGACGTTCAAGGTGGCCCGACTGAACCAGAAGCCGGACGGGAGCCGGGTGACGGACGCGGATCTGGTGACCTACGGGCGGGAGCTCGTCCGACCGATGGGGACGACGCGCACGCTCAACCTGCCGAACGGGAGTGGAAACCTGGTCCTCGGCAACACGTTCGAGCTGGGGAAGGGGCAGAAGCTCGGGTTCACCGCCGCGCTGAACTACGGGCGCAGGTTCGTGCGTCGGCCCGACGAGATCCTGAGGACATTCTTCCCGCCGCCCACGGCCAACTCGGATCAGGTGACGCTGCGCAACGTTTACGTGGGCAACACCGGCATCGATCAGGTGTCGTGGGGTGGGTTCGGCTCGGTGACGTGGAGCGCGAGCAAGGACCACAAGGTCAGCCTGACCGGCATCTACAGCCGCTCCTCGGAGGACGAGGGGCGAGAGATCGCCGGGTACAACGAGGAGCGGCGGGTGAACCTGACGGACACGCGGCTCCGGTTCATCGGCCGCGGGCTCGTGTTCGGGCAGCTCACCGGGGAGCACCGGATGCCGGACCTGGGTGGAGCGACGCTGACCTGGAATGCGTCGGCGTCGCTGGCGTCGTCGGACGAACCAGGGACGCGGCAGAACGTGTACACACAGGACGCGAGCACGGGGATCTTCGGCTGGGAGGAGAGCACGCTGTCGGGCTCGTACTTCTTCAGCGAGCAGTCGGAGCGCTCGCTGGGGGCGGGCTTCGACTGGCTCCAGCCGCTCACCTCGGGCGAGCTGCCGACGAAGCTCAAGATGGGTGGGCTGATGACGCTGCGGCGCCGGA is part of the Chondromyces crocatus genome and encodes:
- a CDS encoding MotA/TolQ/ExbB proton channel family protein — translated: MMQFDLAHIWASMGLLSKLVAFALVLMGLASIAVVVERMIALRRLGLETRRFAKEARPLMEVWDTGAIVDVAERYRLSALARLMAATIRRYERACDEGDGGVPAVELARREAGRRREAIGADLRRGMNVLASVGSVAPFVGLLGTVIGIITAFQTIASSGSGGLGAVSAGISEALIVTALGLGVAIPAVLFFNYLSARVSAVELALERSAGELIDEMENEHGRHSGEHEIAKAAA
- a CDS encoding TonB-dependent receptor domain-containing protein, translated to MLRTREAPEGTRVRAGCRARGKTFMVRHGSWGVVAVLVAPLVWSGVARGQEPAEDATEAPPDAPGELVPAEDAGAEEAGADPARPPPAGKGVVWGVVIDGATKEPIFDAQVSVVGAPQKTLADVDGRYRLELSPGEYTLRVWYELYTAQRVQDVRVVVGGMSRIDVTLTGDQQAEDVIEVEAEVERASVGTQLLLRKNAAQVGDAIGAQEIARTPDRSASEAARRVVGATVVGNRYVVVRGLGDRYTNSLLNGAPLPSPEPDRQAVPLDLFPTLILSDITILKSFTPDMPGDFAGGSVRINTRELPSRLLAQAQITIGMNSLSTFQDRVSYEGGGLDWLAIDDGGRALPAGFPTFKVARLNQKPDGSRVTDADLVTYGRELVRPMGTTRTLNLPNGSGNLVLGNTFELGKGQKLGFTAALNYGRRFVRRPDEILRTFFPPPTANSDQVTLRNVYVGNTGIDQVSWGGFGSVTWSASKDHKVSLTGIYSRSSEDEGREIAGYNEERRVNLTDTRLRFIGRGLVFGQLTGEHRMPDLGGATLTWNASASLASSDEPGTRQNVYTQDASTGIFGWEESTLSGSYFFSEQSERSLGAGFDWLQPLTSGELPTKLKMGGLMTLRRRSFDARRFRFLPVQDAEQSDLQETFRLPPNELFTTENIGRAIFLREETRPTDAYDADYDVFAGYLMTDAALTRDLRLIVGGRVESSRQTIHSFDPFAPELSPLRNELASTDLLPALSLLYKATPKANVRLGISKTVARPQLRELAPFVFTDYFGAREILGNPNLKQTSIYNADLRFELFPDTGEVVAVSAFYKQFYDPIEQVILPASRGIVSYQNAPGGRNAGVELELRKTMGFLAPALSDFQLIANLTLVSSRVELDTERLGIQTNAIRPLAGQSPYVVNVGLDYAGMETGTRARVLYNVFGPRIAQVGSNRLPDVYEEPRHQLDVTFAQQIGKQVDLKLTVENLLDWPVLFTQGLGPSGEANIVNRYRQGVSAGLGVVVTN
- a CDS encoding ExbD/TolR family protein produces the protein MGMGVQGGSGRKHEVRPSMNVTPLVDVVLVLLIIFMVVTPLLAKQMWLNLPKKDEEAKNEPPPSDQDKPVVLTVDRDGTVRINRSAVDRAGVKEKVGRVLAARSDSVIYFDAHDEADYSVAVEVMDQARMGGARTIAVLTENAMP
- a CDS encoding ExbD/TolR family protein, with amino-acid sequence MLLIIFMVVAPQLEHGERVELPAVFQPDAKSKTKLDPIYVTVTASGRLFLEKEVIEDLTALDARLREVRSAEPERRVVLKGDGSVKYQKMREAFALCQKLGFAGIALQVSQRGGGAGVPEEG